TCTAAATGAGTTCCCAGTATGTCTCGTGGCAAATAATATATCCTCTAACATAACCAAAACCTATTCAcgatttaattttcttggattaAAATGCATGAACcataacaaaatatatttatccCTGTACAACTTTCATTTTCAATACTTTCCTAACATGAATAGCATTGTAAGTAATGCCAGCTAGTTTTGTGCATTGTTACTTGTTTCCCTGTCAGAGCACACATAAATTTAAGACAATAACCTGGAATTGTTAAATTAAGGAAATTGGTAAAAATGCAAAGATATGGATCACACAAAAAGTAAATATAACAGGTCACCATCAATCCATCAACGTTGAACCTAGAATCAGAAAGTGACAGATCTACAAACAAGTTAAAAAAGGAGTCAAGGTGAAAAAACCGAGAAAAATAAAATCACCTCTTCTAGCTGTTTGGCAACGGAAGAAACCTCCGATTTAGCTTTCAGCATTTTTTCCTATAAGACCAACCAAAGCATCCGTTACACACGCACACTGTGTatattaaaaagaaaagaagtAATTTGGGGGTTGAACAAACCTCTGCCACTTGAAGAGCACGCTGAGCATTGCGAATCTTTGACTTTTGTTCGTCATTTATCCTTTGGAGCTGTAACGAAGTGAAAAGCATCAAAAAGTGGAAATCTCTTCCATCCAGAACATTCTCCGGGAAATGAACATTTATACAACAATGAACATACATTTTCAAGATTCAACTTCATCCCCTCGATCTTTTTCTCAGCTATATTTGCTTGAACTTCAAGATCATCCTTTTTCTGATTTTGTGCCCCAATCTCCTTTTAAGATTAATACTCTATCATAGAAGAACCCACAAACACAAAGCATAAATACAAATTAAAGATTTGCCATGATAATATCTTTTCCAGAATCCACACAACGATGTTAACACCTGTTTCTTGATGTTGTTAATGTGAGCATCCACCTCTCCCGGCCGCCCTTTCACATCTAAGGTTGCCTTTTCCTAGAAAGAATGAAAGAAAAATTCAACACATCACTAATGATTAAATCATTAAACGAGACTTGAAGAACATCCAGTACAAATTTTCACCCCAAGTGATTGAACTGTGCTCTGCAGTGAAACCAACACATTTGACTTCTCCTGATAACTTTCTCCAAATGCTCAATACTCCCATCCTTTTCTTTCAACTCGCCCGTTTTTTCCTCAATGCTCGTTTCTTCAATCCCAAAAccattcaaaaatcaaaattactaaaaaaattctcaaatattTCATAAATCACGATAAGCAACAATTAACACACAATAATTTCACAAGCCCGTATAAGAAAACACCTGATCGATACGGTTAACCAGCAGTACACGATGAATTCGAAATAAAAGCATAACTAAATTCAAACCAAATAGACAAGGTTGAAGTGATAAGATCTTCCAAAATACAGAATCTAGGAATCAATCAAAAAACCCATTACATAAAAGAAATGatacctaaataagagatctttGACTTGAGTTGGAGCAGTTCCAGTTCAGAGGAAGCATCGGCCGCCGTAACTTGGGACACGGCGTCATCCCGGACCTGAAAAGCAGCGGAACCTTCTCCTTCAACAAGAAACGCGGATTCTGCAAATGCAGTTCCCGCGAAGAGCACGGGCAGTAGAACAGCAACAAGGAGGAGCAATACTCGGGACGCCATTGAAGAGAAACCAAAAGAATCGGAGCAAACGAAATGCGGTTCGAGTTTTATTGTGTGGGACTCGGTTGATTGATTTTACCGTTTCACCCCTCCCTTTATGATTTTCTCTAGTACCCGGAAACCATATGGCAGGTTGGAAAAAATTAGTATAGTTTGGATTACTTTTGACGTTCACGAGGTTGTGTTTTCGAAAAAATTAAATCGATCGTTTgttgttttattaaaaattgttTTGATTCGATGAACTTTTTTCGTAATTTCTCGAGTAATCTTAtaaattttatgtatttgtaCATAGAGTGGtgataatttgaaataatcttttgtcgagtatatttttatgcattttattttttgaaggtTTGTTGTGCATACTCATAAACTGTTAGCATAGAATAAAGTAGAGACTTAATTGAGACAATCagattttttgtttatatttgtaTAAACTCACATTGACTTAAATAATACGTTTCATAATCATGGTGATTGGtgattttgtttatattattttagatgaGCAACAATcgtaattaaattattataagcTTGGTGTTTTCGTATGCACTAATTCAAACTaacaattcataatttttttaaaatatgtttattgatataagtaagtaatattaaaaaattaatatattataaattaaataaaacagaaCAAATGTTAAATCAACTCTTAAAGAGAAATAATAGATAATTAAACAAATGAATCACGGAAAATGGAACATGTGTGTTCATAGAGAAAGGGTatattttaggatttttttaattaaataagacataATTGCAAAATGTGTAATAAAGAAGGctatatttgaaattatgactTTTGAAATAGACTAGAATAATCAATTTCCCTATTTCTTTTAGTAATGACAATTATTATAATCAAAATTACATATAATGGACGGATTTGCGATAGTGTAATCTGGGAGTGGAAAATTTCTTTTAGAAGGAATGACGTTGTAATGGGAGCAGGGGCGGAGCCAAAGGCTCCTATAAGCCCGGGTggcctaatttttttttaaaaattatatgtaaatttttatataattttggaaataatataatattagcccaggtagatcaatttaatatattaaaaaattgtagagttttaaaattttagcccgGCAGAGCCTATTTCTGGCTTCGCCCCTGAATGGGAGATACTTGCATATGTGAGTTCATAGAAGGAGCTAAAGGCCTTTACATAAAGGTGAGTTTTCTTCGTACCAGTACTAGCCGAAACTAGTTCGATTTGATTAGTTGCACCATTGGATCATGTACAACATGTAGAATCCGAGCTAAATTCGAcactttttaaaaaatctttTGATCGATGTAAGAAtttattcatgtttaaacttAATGACATGATACTGAACGTTGAAAAAATGAATAGAATATCACCATTAGccattgaaattgaaaaataCCTTGAACACCTCTTGGATTTCATTTAGTGGTTTAAGATTATGGTGTTGTGTAACTTTAGGGTGTATGCTTAAGATCCTAAACATAACTATTTATAGAAAACTTGTACCATCATcggataaatttaaatttaaattgtgGTTTATcatgatgatatattttgaatttaaaaatatgataacatTACTATATAGATAAACAATATGATCAAGATAATTTATCACGATATAATTTGTACATCTAAATATTTACAAACACATGACCAGTAAATAACATGAAGTTTGTGCATAATTAAATCTTTTAGTCATCAACATATGGACCACTTAACGGGATAAGATTTTATAACTTATAAATATTTTCCAACTTTCTCCCACTTGGCTCATATACATCTCATCATTAACAAATGAGTAAACAAAATACACGAATCATGACAATAAGTCCCCTTAAAGCGAATATTATCTTCCTTGTATCACGATATACCATGATTATCTAAATGAAATAACTTAATAAATAACCATATTTTCAAGTTCCAAACTTTGTGATATTTGTCAAATCAATGAATGTGCAcacaaataataaatatgagaaaatatcataACAAAGTTTTATTAATAAATGAATTTGTTCTTATAACAAATTACATAGAGGAACCAAGTCACCATACTTTCTACATGATCCTTAAATTTAAGTTGTGTGCATGCCTTTAGTCTTGGGATACAGCAATTATCAATTAAATGTTAATGTGTTGATAACCATAATCTTATCTGTAACACTTTCTCTTATGGCTAAGTATTTAATATAAATGTGCTTGCTTCGACTTCCACTTTTGTTATTCTTAGCTACACAAACAACAGCCGGAAGATTGTACACAAATAGTATCAATGGCCTAAAAATAGAATCCATGATTTTAAGCCTTGAAATAAAACTCTTCATCCAAACACTATATGAGGAGGCCTCAAAACAGGATATAGACTTAGTCTCCATAGTGGGAAGTAGTTAGTCAAAGTCTACTTTGCACTTCGCTAATATACAACTGCATTAGCTAGCAAGAAAATAATCGTGAAGTGgatatttttttgaataaatgCAACCAGTAtagtctgaatcagagtagccaatCATTTCCAAATTCTCACGTTTCTGAACTAAGCATGTAGTTCTTGGTCCCTTGAAGGTATCTCAGCACTTTCTTAATCTTTCCAGTGGTCCATACCCGGATACTCTGATATCTCCCCAACATTCAACTATATATAccaatttcaattttaatgCAAACTTGATCATACATCGAGCTTCCTACACCATAAGCATAAGGAATGTTCTTCATTTATTCCTTTTCAAAGTCATTCTTTAGGCATTTGATCCAAATTGAATTTGTTATCGTCCAAAAGTCAACGTAAACCGTATGcatgaaattatttaaattgcttaattgctttatttaattgattttaaatgcttaaatgatacatattacatgattaaatgtttagattgcatgatttcaagaaattaaatattcaaTCTGGATACTCAATATTAGGTTGGTGAAAAGAGACAAGACGACCaagatgaaaaatatttttcgataaatatttttaaggctCGATAAAATGATTTAAATAAGATGAAAATTTCCTAAAAATGATGAAGTCCGAATATTTTACGAAACAAGTTCGAATTTTATCCTGGAAGTCGGTTTCAGTCAAATGAAGGACTTTTAAAAGCCCAAAAGTTATTAGTTTTTGAAATGAATTtggtaaattttattttataattaaatgggtattaatgggcctaatttaactAGGATTTGAGGGCCTAATTATTCCTAGACCCAAAAACTTTAAAACCCCACTTTTTAAAAcactaattttgaaaatttacaaTCAAAACTAGGGTTCTAATAGATTCCTAGCATCCGTACAAAACCACACACATCACaccaaaattcgaaaatttcaagaGCAAAGTTAAAAGATTTttcgtcgcccgttcgtccTTCTTCGCAACCCACGCCAATGATCGAACATTTGAGTTTTTTTAACGCAAAGGCAGTTTTAAACTTTATTTCTGCaccattaaattatattatgcatgatttatattttccAGCATGAAAAACGTTTATGTTCAAATCGTTTTATGTTTAGACGTATATTTTCAAGTTCCGATATTTCTATGCATATAAGAATTAAGTCATAGGTTCTAAGGGACACGGCGCCAATAGAAGACGTTTAGGGGTCGTAAAAAGTGTCGTTTAAAGGAGAAACCAAGGCTGGACAGTAACTAGAAGGGGCTGTTCATGGAAGGGCTCAAAGGGGCTAGGGTTTTAAAGGGTTTCATGGGAGGTTGGCCACGGTTAGGGGCTGCTGCACCAGGGCTCAGCCAACCATGGTCCTAGCCCTGTGCATGGTTTGGTTCAGAGATAAGAGGAGTCCTAGGGCGCCCGGACTCATCAGGGCCTGAAGGAAATAGGGCCGCAAGCCTCGGTTTCTCATGCATAGGAGGCGCACGGCTAGTTACGACGGCTGGGGCTGGTGCGCTGGTTCAGGAAGGTAGGCTAGGGGTCCAGGAGAGTGGCTCTAGGATGGATAGGCATTGGGAGGCTGTAATTCAAAGGAGGGAAAGCCATGAGCCCTAGGGCTCTCGCGCATGGGGCGCGTGGCGTCGGGCTGAGCGATTGGCTCGAGGGAGGCTTGGGGCTGGCTCGGTGTGGGTCAGGGCAAGTCCAGGGTGGTCCAAGAGGATCTAGTCAAGGGCTGGTTTGAggtggctcgagggtggctcgggTAATTTAGAAACCATGGCTTAGGAAGAAAGGATGGGTTCGAAAATGGCTAAGATAAGTAAGTTGGTTCGAACCATGGTTCATGGGGGTTGATTCGTGGTTCACGAGGATATTTTAGggatgaaaagtttatgtttaaaaatttgggtagaaaatattaagtttgaaaCTAATTCGGGTTTAAAACGCTTCATGATTTAGTTATTAAGTCAAAAAATCGAAAAgctcgggtttacgtctaagaaaaatattataagtcAAAAATAAGATTATATGATGTTAtgggataggctcgagtcaagaaaaggaagaaaatttcaaaaattgggAAGTTCGAGGTCCAGGAGTAAAATTGTCAATTTAGTCTCGGTAGTTCGAAAGGTCTGGCAGTGTCCCGAAAAATCataatgcatgataaatgatattttaaaatatttatgatgaaaatatgatattttatgatatatgcaaagGTTGTATGATTTTTCccgaaaaatgatattttacgatttttgaaGAATacgatattttataaataaaaggaaaggaaaaatatttgaaggatgtgaattgattaTGGCATATATGATGtgattggggatatcgtgagggaaaaagcccCAGAAGGGCatgtttacgggagaaggccatAGAAGGAGTCCGACTATCGTATTTCCATATTTGGTCATGGCCCAGTGACGAGAGTTGTTGACACCCACGCCCCCAGGTActtggtgagctaagactgattaGTTGACcactgataaacataaaaattgtacattaattaaatgttttataatataaatttatagttttgtttattaaatttttaaatattatatgttttataataaagtgtataaaaaataagttgttgtgtaattataagtttttattatttttacaggttcgataaaacaagaataacattgGCATTGCAAATgtgattaagatgattcttggacctgtagaaagttgatgataTATCCACAATATTGGtgacaagcatgagataaaaatcttctcaaaattgggatcaaattaagcaaaaaataagttaccaaagaagtggcagtttaccatgctctagcattttgaccatatctctcaaattacttggtcaaatggttaaaaaaaatatcacaattcaaacaactcaattagatacatattttgttttatgtggaaaagaaaattcggatgggaagattttcaaaagtgatgtgtatgtgACATAATtgcttggaacaccaatgaagacttatgcgtaaaaaaataatattttatttgtggttgtctccctaaattggctataaataggggtgcattataatgtattgagatatctctCATTTATGAACAagcctttgagttcataatatctctctttgtttttcctttatttcttcatttaaatataattagcatgttaatttcatattcaaagttttttacactttgaataatgagtagctaactttccAAAGTTGaaatgaaaatgtgaaactccTTGGTataataataaggttattaaaaggtaagatctatgttttatattatttaatcattatttattgtttatgttatatttatttatttaagcattattataccctacttataagtgggagttttgatttatattgctatatgttacattaaattcttggaaccatttaaatgtcagtttggtattaccaaccatttaaagtggatgccttgatttattatatatgccttgatttattatatatcaatatatcataatattaattttttggtacaATTTAtttagaacccgtaaatcagactacgtataagtcatgcataatttctagcatttaaagtaaaatgattttttattattattgcatgagtatttaaattctttcctttaaatttaattattttacgcagtattttaattgttaccttttcagttaattaagtgaggccggactagaattggagttttgagataaaatttaatattaagaaaacattcccagaatttattttagctaactaataagttaatttaaggtaaaataatgtttaaagaattatttaagtaacttgaggtaagtaggaaataagttcatttaggttccataattaatgtgttaatttactaaattatttaatgggtagataagactctaaagatttaaaatacactaactaagcaatattttccctccacTTAATagccaaatttcggccacctcataggtgatttaatatttctttggcaactcaccacctttgactttTTCCTTATTATTTCTTGGTATGATAACACTTTCACCtttaatcaccattaattattaatcatcaATACCTTAGCCTTGTTTGAATAGGAGGAATCGGTCATACCCTCCATAATCCCTCCATAAATCTTTTGGATATCAAACCAAGTCCTCATCTAACAATTCaaagagagcaagacttggtcatgccatttaaATCCCTTCtatattgcaactccccttcattctcctaaccatttccccctctCCCTTGCACCCAAATTCAGAGAGAATTCAGAGtaaaaaaaatcgtgaggtgctaggggaaaaacaagagagagaATCAAATAGAAGCAagaaagtgaagagcactccgtctcctccgcgccgcgtcgtcgtttcgttcgtttttctttcaaaacgaaccaaggcatgtttatatttttccttgctcttcaatcaattcatatacatgtttttaaacCATATTTGTCCATGATCTTATTAGcaaaaccgaaatatatcaagaaattttcagaaaatgaacatgcagattttcggcccttCTTTCCTTGCTTCACGTTTTCTGCTTGTTTTGGTGGTTCAGGGTATGGCTCGATTTCCAGAGGCTCAAGGCTGCTTTTAGACATGAACTAGAATGTGTTAGGGAGGTGCTGGTCCATCGGTTTGAGTCCCTTCGCCGCAAGCAAGACGAAATGGACAACAACTCCATAGTGCAGATTTTTGTGTTTCGATTCTTGTCTTCTTGCCTAAGGTGTGGTTTCTGAtcctggctgccctaggggctgtagccatggttagaatccCTCCTTGaaatgtctaggacatgaccaagttggcctttcatggcttggttcatggtcctatcagtttttaaaaacaaacaagaacagcccccatCGGTTTCAGTTTTCTgatttttgtgtgtgtgagttttaTTTCGGTTGAAGGGTGatgtgtggatcttggttggcttctagcccttagccacggttcaaacaatacctcatgatgtctagatcatgccatggtcaatcaaatgatcacgggaatggtccatgacagccGAACAATCGCAGCACCCCACGCGTGAAGGTATGCTCTCGGGTGAATCACTTGGCTTGTTTCGGttgtggtttggattgtggctggcctagggcccttagccatggttcaaaccatgccctaggatgttggtaagaggacctggttggtggttcaagccccaatggccattagcctcgaaaCGACGCAAGAAAACGCGGccaacagctgctgtattttcttGACAACAACTGTATCCGCGGTTCAGAGGTGAGTTTCGGGTTcatggttggattttagcctatgtccttggactggacagtaccttatcaagttaggaaggtcgtatttttggccgtttgtgattcggttaagtttagaggttgtacgagaaattacggtgcaatgtaccaaagtgactctcgaaagagcgtttcatgtttttggcctccattcaccaaatttcgaaGTATTGTAatgttaggagcattatttcatcattttaagtgtattttaatcatgactaaatgatggttcggtgttggttcggattggtacggagtcataattaaataccaagtcattcggcgtaattgtctcgtttttggagtcaattacaaagtttgggcAAGTATATCATTTGCAAaattttcatgttagatttaagtcgcagccagcctgggaacgatccaacccattcggtaaaattaatgcaggatatttaattatgttatttaattatattacgtgcaaaaatataaaatattcatttttgagatttatgcgatattgcttgtggccacttcattatcatgggattattacttcacccggtggtcacttatcggttcagttcagttcaatttAGTCctagttccacccagtatactgtggtatTAGTCGGATCAGATGACTCAGTTCAGTTTAGTTCAGTTCATGGGCCactagcgtagaacataatctcaaaaaaattatgatagGCTATTTTATtacagagctctatcgagcaagcaGTTCACTTACGATTATCGATTCAGTTATGCacatattataattactcatgacatgatattttatgttatgccagactcatgatatgttattttcacttcgcatgcaattttattattactacttgttatttacgatatatgcatgctggtctttagactcactagacttgattgttgtaggtactgatgaggacgGGACttagggcggggaccagtgagccagctggggttggcagtagtggaacccgaggacctcattttcagcatttaccatttttatgctcaaacatttttatcaattgttggattactttaacttgttattttgcaaacaataatttcttccgctgctattgtgaacattaaacttgatttatcagtttattttatgaatgaggcattttgattattttaaaaagaaattttaaatttttccgcaaattttcaaacacgaattttcgggcctttataGCTGgcatcagagccaggttcttgtaaagggttgtactactactgaccacagaagctcatgaagtcacgtctttggtctgtaagttttacatttacgcattttatttaaagcatgaattatttaacagcatgttttcatgaatattttacgtccagatttttttactgttcagtatttaaatttaaataaattatggaattatgcatgtggttacgtatgggttatgtatggaacagtatgccccctagacgcatcctcgagcgcactagagagGATGAGCCTCACCAGGAGGACGGCATGAAcagaggcaggagagggacttaccacctccacctccacctgacatgaagcccagatgctagctgggatgactcagttcttcgcacagtttgcgggggaaCCATGAtgtggcagccaggccgacagggcccgaggctacttatgagcggttttatgaagatgcgtccgaaggagttttcagggacgtctgatcccatgattgccgagggcttggattaagtccctcgaggttatcttcgagttcatggagcttggagatgtagacagagttcgatgtgccacctatttattcggaggagatgcccgcttgatggtgggaaggagcgtcggtagccctgaacttggctacgctgagctggacacgcttcacgaggtattttactccaatattttactgatgaggtgcTGTTCCacgttgaccagggagttcatgaccctgaggcaagGAGATATGACCGTTACGAAGTTCATCCgtagtttgagaggggttgccatttcaTGCCCCCAAATTGCGAATGATGCTGGAGCAAAGCTGAGACACTTCCTGGACggactacggccgatcttgcgccgtgatgttagggtggctggccctactacttatgatattgccgtctccagagctctagctgcagagcaggaccagcgtGACATTGAGAGAGATCGACTAGGGTAAGCGACCCGATTCCATTACCACACcatcctcctcctcctcagcagcagcaccaggaacaagaggccttttcactggcccgcctagaaacagaggtcagcagcagcTAGCAGCGTGGGGACGCCCACCCCGAGGACTTTTTGAGCatccagtctgtcccaagtgcacacgccgccatgctggagcgtgtatgtatggctcagggaagtgttacaagtgtggtagtccagaccacttgctgCCGCAGTGCCCTcaaagaatctgcctacccaaggcagtgTGTTGATGTCCATgctacggagacgaacccggagaccatgcttatgacatGTACCTTTacgctttaagtttatatttgggatttaatgttttgggttaagattttgaacatagaattgcagtaggattgcatgctctattcagtattattttgggaatttaagttagaagaactttgacctttgcatgtctataagttagttcttgtgattattggttCAGCTTagtgttccaacctttcagggagaattttcatatctggttccgctacgaaggccttgatagatttaggggccactcactcattatttcggaggtctttgctaatttcctccatgtcaagaccgttgggctagatgtagcatatcagtagtattgccttctggtgggagatggcagctaccaatgtcatccgagacatagatcttgagctccatggcaacctccgTTATGctgatctgatcgtgttgccgatgccagagtttgacatcatactagggatggattggctattacggaacagagttttgatcgacttccagcgaagatctgttctagtccgaccgcctgggatggcgcag
This genomic stretch from Primulina tabacum isolate GXHZ01 unplaced genomic scaffold, ASM2559414v2 Contig474, whole genome shotgun sequence harbors:
- the LOC142534385 gene encoding uncharacterized protein LOC142534385, which translates into the protein MASRVLLLLVAVLLPVLFAGTAFAESAFLVEGEGSAAFQVRDDAVSQVTAADASSELELLQLKSKISYLETSIEEKTGELKEKDGSIEHLEKVIRRSQMCWFHCRAQFNHLGKRQP